The DNA window TATCCGGCAGAAGAATCATCGCTTTCATCAGCGGTGCGATGAGCAATGCCGATACGCCAAAACCCATGACCGTCAAGCCGATTGCCAGGCCGCTTTGCCGCTGGAACCATTGCGCCACCACGGCAATCGGGCAGCCGTACACAATGCCGCCCCCGGCACCGCCGATGACACCGTACAAAAGTGTCAGGGTGACAATATCTGCGGAAAAACTGGCTGCGATCCATCCGGTTCCCGCTAGTAAACCACCGAGCATCGCCGTTTTTCGCGGCCCCCAGCGTGCGATCAGATTGCCCGCTAGCGGCATCGCAACCGCAAACACGGCCAGAAACACCATGAACGGATAACCGCTCTGGCTCGACGTAATTCCCCACAAACCTTCCAACGGTTTGCGGAAAACACTGAAAGCATAAATCGATCCCAAGCAAACATTGATCAATAATCCGATGGCCACAAATCCCCAGCGGCCTTTTACCGCTTTCATGCCGAATAATTTCAAATCATGTTGAGTCATATTACTTTTTTTTCTAAAAGGGTACTTTTGCCAGATGCAAAGCCGCTTTTGCCGATCATACCGGTTCTTGATCTTTGTTGGGAGTTAATCCGGGCGATTGCTTCGATTAACTTTGGGAGAAGTCAAAATGCTACTGGGGAGGGTGAATCGCGTGGTGTAGAGTCAAGGTTGCTGCTGATAACTTAATCGGTTAGTTGTTATTTTGTTGCCGCACTACGATTGAAAACTCGAATGACGTGAAGAATGGGAAGAGCCACCCTGTAGGGTGGCTCTGACTAACAATGATTACAAGACAGCGGTATTTTCTGCAGCAGTAGCTGGAAATTCAGCAGATTGATTCAACGCTTCCAGCGCAAATTCCAACATCGGGGTATGCTTACTCATCAGGCGAACTTGCAGTGAATCTGGCAATGCATTGAGAGGGGCTCCGCCCGGATAACTGAAGTTGATGGCAACTTGATCACCTTTGGATACCTTAATCGGCTCGGCTAACGGGAAGATGATGTATTGCGTGTGCCAGTCAATGGTGCTGTATGTCTGCATATTGATGGCCAGTATATTTTTGGTGATGAGCCGCAAGGCATTGAGTTGGCCGTTTTCGGTGATAAGAATTTCTCCATCGCACGCACAAATCTGACTGAATGGTTCTTCGTAAGACAGCAATTGAAACACTTCGGGATCTCCGAGGCTTTTGCTTCTTTCCTGAATGAAATAAGGATCTTGAAATAAAATCGTAGGTGCATGGAAGTTTTCAAAATTGAAGTTTTGCTCAATTGGTTGAATGGCTTGAATGCTACCTTCCGGTACGAAAACAGGCAGCGGGCCGCCAAATTTTTCCAGGTAACGCTTTTTGAAGGAATCGATTACCGGCATTTGTTTTTCACGCAACAAGCCGGTGTGCAGCATTTCGCAGATCACCACATCGACAGGTTCCGGCGGCAAATAATGCATGGCATCAGCCTGGATGACTTCGACTTTATCGCCATTGATGTTTTTTGCAAGTAAGTTGCGCGCAGCATTGACCAATTCAGGGTTGCGTTCGACACAATAAACTTTCTGCGCTTTTTGCGCGGCAAAAAACGATTGCACACCGGTACCGCCACCTAACTCCAGAACCTTAGCGCCGGGCTTGACGACTAAATCAATCGCTTCTTTAAAGCCTTTCATGCGGAAGGGATCATTCAGCATGTTGTGATGGTAATGCAGAGGGATGAATTGACCGAGCTCCAAGCTGTCGAATTTGTTTTTCATAGGGATTCCTGAATATTTAATACTGCGGGTTTATAAGGGGTTGCTGTGAAGCCTATACAGCAATGATCATGCCAGCCAGCGCAAGGGCTTGTGTTGGTTGTATTGAAGCTTTTTTACTGTTCGTTTTATATAAACTGACAAAGAATAAGACCGGCAAATATTGCCGCGCTAATGGTTCAAATAGCCGGTTGATTGACCGAATGATTGGAAGTGGAAGGTGTAGGTCATGCCGAAGTATTTTAAATTACGATATTTAGAGCCTTTTTCCCGCAGTACTTCTTAGATTGATCGCTTCTTGAGGCATGATATGATGATTGTCTGCTGTCGAAAATGTATTCAAAATATTTTTATTATTTTCTAAAGTTGCGTGGAATTTGGTCGCTATCATAGCAGCTTTAGCCACCATCCAATTCCCAAGCCCGATAAAATAAGGCTCTTCGCGTGTAGGTAAATTTCCTACATTGCGATAAGAAGATTACCTAACTCTGTTTAAGCTCAACTTCCATTTACTTCCACTGTCACATCATTGAAAATTTCACCTGTGCGTTACAGGGGTTTGTTGAAAATAATTTTTAATTGGAAGGGGTGATGAAATGGAAACCAATCAACTTTTAGATGAAATCAGGGACATCAATTTAAGTTATTTATTGCTGGCCAAACAGATGCTGCGCGACGACAGGGTGTCGGCGATGTATCGCCTAGGGATTAATCAAGACATCGCGGATATTCTGGATCGATTGAGTTCTGCGCAACTCATTAAAATGGCGGCTTCCAATATGCTGCTGTGCCGCTTTCGTTTTGACGATCGATTGATTGCGGATATGTTATCGAGCGATAATCGTGATCAATCCGTTACCAAATCGCATGCGGCCATTTTAATGGCGGGTAAATCGGCGGAAGCCATTGCCTAACCTACGCTTCAATCGAACAGCCAGAGGAGAAAATATCATGCGCAATCGAAGCCTTATTACCGAAGCCAAGCAAATTCATTTAGCAACGGAATTAATCGAACTGGGCGCCCGGCTCCAGGTTTTAGAAATGAACACCAATCTGAGCCGCGAGCGATTGGTGAAACTCTATAAAGAAATCAGAGGCGTATCTCCTCCCAAGGGTATGCTGCCTTATTCGGAAGATTGGTTTATGAGCTGGCAACCGAATATGCACTCATCGTTATTCATCAATATTTACAATTACGTAACAGCAAATACCGGAATTGACGGCATCGATGCGCTGATTAAAAGTTACCGGCTTTACATCGAACACATCCAGGTCAGTCAACAAGAAAAAGTATTAAGTTTGACACGCGCGTGGACTTTGGTGCGCTTCGTGGACAGCGGTGTATTGTGTATCGCGCCTTGTGTGAATTGCCGCGGAAAGTTTGTCGTGCATTCATTGGAGATTCACTCCAACCACGTTTGCGGTCTGTGCAATATTCCTTCGCGCGCCGGAAAGACCAAAAAGGCGGCTTTGGCAAACTTTCATTAAGCAGGCATCAGCATCATTATCCGCTGATGTCGGCTGGATTATTTCAGCAGGTTTTTAATGCGGCTTAACGCCTGCTTCAAGTTGTCCATTGAAGTGGCAAAAGATAAACGCATATAACCTTCACATCCGAAAGCGGAACCGGGAACTACGGCTACGCCCGCTTTTTCCAGCAGATATTCGCTGAATGCGATATCGGTCGGTGTACTGAGCAAACTGCTTTTATGCAAATCGCGAATCGATTGGCGAGCATCGGCGAATGCATAAAATGCGCCTTCCGAAGACAAACAACGCACCCCATTGATTTGATTCAATTGTTCGGTGACAAAGATATTGCGCTCTTTGAACGCTGCAATCATCGGATTCATGCAGGATTGATCGCCGTTCAACGCCGTTTCGGCCGCCGCTTGCGAAATGGAACTCGGGTTGGATGTGCTTTGCGATTGTATGTTTTCCATTGCAGTGATGATGCGAGCCGGACCGCCGCAATAACCGATGCGCCATCCGGTCATTGAATACGCTTTGGAAACACCATTCAGAACGATTGTTTGCGGAAACAATTCCGGACAAGCGTTGACGATGTTGTTGAATTTCTGACCCGACAGCAGGATATGCTCATACATGTCATCGGTTGCGATCAGAATGTGCGGATGCTTACGCAATACGGCACCCAGCGCTTTGAGTTCATCGACGGTATAAACCGCACCCGACGGATTGCTCGGGCTATTGATGACAAACATCTTGGTTTTCGGGGTAATCGCGGCTTCCAGTTGCTGTGCGGAGATTTTGAAATTCTGTTCGATACCGGTGTCGATAAAAACCGGCTTGCCTTCTGCGATCAGCACGATATCCGGATAAGAAACCCAATAAGGCGCGGGGATGATGACTTCGTCACCCGGGTTGATCACCGCTAACGCCAGATTAAAAAAGCTCTGTTTGCCGCCACAGGAAACCAGAATTTGTTTGGCATCAAAATCAAAATTATTTTCCCGCTTGAATTTAGCCACAATGGCGTTTTTCAGACCCGGTGTGCCGCCGACTGCGGTGTATTTGGTTAATCCCTTGTTAATCGCGGCGATGGCGGCATCTTTAATGTGCTGAGGGGTATCGAAATCAGGTTCGCCCGCTCCCAATCCAATGATGTCTTTGCCTTCCGCTTTGAGTTTTGCGGCCCGGGCAGTGACTGCAAGAGTAGGAGATGGTTTGATGGTTTGAACGCGGCTAGAGAGTTCCACAAAAATCCTCGCACTAAAATAAATAGACCAACATGTTAGAATGACACGAAAAAACAATTCAATAATGGAATTATACCTGTGATCGTAACCTTCCCCAATAGTCCGTATAAATTACAGCAAGCTTTTGAACCGGCGGGTGACCAGCCGGTGGCAATTGAGCAATTGGTCGAAGGTATCAGCGATGGTCTGGCGTTTCAGACCTTATTGGGTGTTACCGGTTCCGGAAAAACCTACACGATCGCCAATATGATCGCGCGTCTTGGCCGTCCGGCCATTGTAATCGCCCCGAATAAAACGCTGGCGGCGCAACTGTATGCGGAGATGCGCGAATTTTTCCCGGAAAACGCCATCGAGTATTTCGTTTCTTATTACGATTATTATCAGCCCGAAGCGTATGTTCCCGCGCGCGATCTATTCATCGAAAAAGACTCCAGCATCAACGAACATATCGAGCAAATGCGTTTATCCGCGACCAAATCGCTGCTGGAGCGCGATGATGCCATCATCGTCGCCACGGTGTCGTGCATTTACGGTATTGGTGATCCGGTGGATTATCACGGCATGATTCTGCACTTGCGCAACGGCGAAAAAATGTCGCAGCGTGATGTCATCAAGCGGTTGACCGAAATGCAGTACGAGCGCAATGAATTGGAATTCAAGCGCGGTGTTTTCCGTGTGCGCGGCGATGTGGTCGATGTGTTTCCCGCGGAAAATTCGGAAGCCGCGTTGCGCATCTCGTTATTCGACGATGAGGTCGATAGCTTATCGTTATTCGATCCGCTGACCGGACACATGCTGCAAAAGCTGTCGCGCTTTACCGTTTACCCCTCCAGTCATTACGTCACACCGCGCAGCACGACGTTGCGCGCGATGGAAACGATCAAAACCGAGTTGCGCGAACGGCTGGAGTATTTCTATCAGGAAAACCGGTTGGTCGAAGCGCAACGCCTGGAGCAACGCACCCGGTTCGACCTGGAAATGCTGAATGAATTGGGTTTTTGCAAAGGCATCGAAAATTATTCCCGTCATTTATCCGGCAAGAAGCCCGGCGAACCGCCACCGACACTGCTGGATTATCTGCCGAATAACGCGCTGATGATCATCGACGAAAGCCATGTTACCGTACCGCAGATCGGCGGCATGTATAAGGGTGACCGTTCGCGTAAGGAAAATCTGGTGAATTATGGCTTCCGCTTACCATCGGCGCTGGATAACCGGCCGTTGCGCTTTGAGGAATTCGAAAAGCGGATGCCGCAAACTATTTTCGTCTCGGCCACGCCTGCCGATTACGAAAAGCAACATAGCGGCCAAGTGGTGGAACAGGTGGTCAGGCCGACGGGATTGGTCGACCCTATTATTGAAGTGCGTCCGGTTACAACGCAGGTGGACGATTTGATGTCCGAGGTGACTCTGCGCACAGCGAAGCATGAGCGTGTGCTGGTGACGACGTTGACCAAGCGCATGGCGGAAGATTTGACGGATTATTTTTCTGATCATCAAATCAAAGTACGTTATCTGCACTCCGATATCGACACCGTCGAACGTGTCGAGATTATCCGCGATTTGCGCCTGGGACAATTCGACGTGCTGGTCGGTATCAACTTATTGCGCGAAGGTCTGGATATACCGGAAGTATCGCTGGTTGCGATTCTGGATGCGGATAAGGAAGGTTTTTTGCGCTCCGAGCGTTCACTGATTCAAACCATCGGCCGTGCCGCCCGGCATATCAACGGTACAGCGATTTTGTACGCCGACAACATAACCCGGTCCATGCGTGTTGCCATCGATGAAACCAACCGGCGGCGCGAAAAGCAATTACAGCATAATCTGCGCAATCACATTACACCGCGTTCGGTGCATAAGCGGATTAAAGATCTGATCGACGGCGTCTATAACCACGAATCGGCGCAGCAGAATCTCAAGGCTGCGCAGGTGCAGGCGCGCTACGATGCGATGAATGAAGCACAATTGGCCAAGGAAATTCAACGAGTCGAAAAGAAAATGCTGAATGCCGCCAAGAATCTGGAATTCGAGCAAGCAGCCCAATACCGCGATGAACTGAAAGGTCTCAAGAACAAGCTGCTGATCGGTTTCACCGACGTAGCTTGAGCGGTTATTTCTTCACTTGCGTGGAAGAAACAAAAATGAGCGTGCCGAAAGTGCGGTTCAAGGTTTTACTGGTGAAGTTAGTCATCACCATTTCTTGAACGAAACGGATATGGTCGCCTTTGTTGACTTTAGTCGTTGGCGCTGCGATCCAGAAACGGTTGCCGCCGTTTTCCAGCTCCATGTAGGTATAACCGGTGGTATCGATGACGGAAACGACGGTTCCTTCGTTATTCGCCATGTTTCCATTCGAGGCTTGTTGCGGTGCTTGCGAATCTTGCGGTTCATGGTGAATCGCCATGACCTGGGAAGCGTTGAATAATATGCATCCCACCAAAACGATGAGAGATAGGGAAGAAATTTTCATAAGTGCTCCAAAGTAACTGTTCTGATGGGTGCGGTATCATACACCGCCTGTTATTTTGTTCCAATATTGATTGATGCCGCAAATGCTCTTTCCTGGCGGACCTTCTCGAAAAAGCAAATGGCGGCTGCGGCTGCGGCATTCAATGACTCGGTTTTGCCGGGCATGGGAATGACGATGTTCTCGTTCGATGCTTGAATCATTTCCTTGGATAATCCGGCGCCCTCGTTGCCGAATACGAAAGCGGTGGGGCCGACTAGCGAGATTTCAAAAAGATTCCGCGTGGCCTGTATCGATGTGGCAATGATCGTGCCGGAGAATTGCTGGGCGATTTTTTGCAAATCGCTATCTTCATGGATGCGCAAGAAAAAATGTGCACCCATGGCGGCACGCAGGGTTTTGGGCGACCAGGCATCGGCGCATTGCTTGGATAAATAAACATCTTTGACGCTGGCTGCGGCTGCGGAGCGCAGAATAGAACCAAGATTTCCGGGATCCTGAATGGCTTCCAGCAAAACACTGAATGTCTCCTTGCCGTTGCTCACATCTTTCTTCAAGCCGGGCTGCGTGATCAGCGCGAGAATGCCGGACGGCGTTTTAACCGGTGATATCGCATGAAATAAAGCATTACTGACGATCGTCAGTGTCGGAGGTACATGACCGAAGAGGATGGTAAGAAAATGCTCATTCTCGGCATCGTCGATATACGCTTGGCTGACGATCAGATTTTCCGGCGCGCCCAGCACCGAGCAATAGATTTGAATCAAATGAATGCCGTCGAGTAGCGTCAACCCGGTTTTCTTACGGTATTGCGCTGATCCCTCCAGCTTGATGAGCTGCTTGATAAGGGGATGGTCGCGTGAGGTAATGATCGGCATGCTGGGTTCCCACGCTCACCTGTAAATCATCGTGACGATGCTACCGGGGCTTAACGATTTTTATAGCGGTATTCCGCCGACAGGGCATGTGCTTGTAAACCTTCTCCGTAGGCCAAGATGGACGCGATTTCGCCGAGTTTGGCAGCACCTTGTTGCGAAACTTGGATCAGGCTGCTGCGTTTCTGAAAATCGTAAACGCCCAGCGGAGAAGAAAATCGCGCAGTTCGCGAAGTCGGCAGCACGTGATTGGGACCGGCGCAGTAATCGCCCAACGCTTCGCAGGCATTACGACCCATGAAAATGGCGCCGGCATGGCGAATTTTATCGAGCCAGCTTTCCGCGTGCTCAACCGATAATTCCAAATGTTCGGGCGCGATCCGATTGGCTATTTCACAGGCTTCATCGAGATTTCTCACTTGAATGAGCGCACCGCGATTTTCCAGTGAAGCGCGAATGACATTCTGACGCGGCATTTTCTCTACTAGGCGATTGATGCTGCTGTGCACGCGATCGAGAAATTGCGTATCCGGAGATAGCAAAATGGATTGAGCAAGTTCGTCGTGTTCCGCCTGCGAAAACAAATCCATGGCGATCCAATCGGGATCGGTTTTTCCGTCGCAAATGACCAGAATTTCGGAAGGTCCGGCCACCATGTCGATACCGACGACGCCGAACACGCGGCGCTTGGCGGCGGCGACGTACGCATTGCCGGGACCGACGATTTTATCCACCGGCGGTACCGTTTCAGTGCCGTATGCCAGTGCACCGACCGCTTGCGCGCCGCCGATGGTAAATACCCGATCAACCTTGCTGATCGCTGCCGCCGCCAGCACCATATCGTTTCTTTCGCCATCCGGTGTCGGCACGACCATGATCAATTCTTTCACACCCGCCACTTTGGCCGGAATTGCGTTCATCAGCACCGACGAGGGATACGATGCCTTGCCGCCGGGTACGTACAGCCCAACCCGATCCAGCGGTGTGATTTTTTGTCCTAACAACGTGTCGTCTGCATCCGTGTATTGCCATGAACTCAATGGCTGTTTTTCGTGATAACTACGCACCCGCCCGGCGGCTTGTTGCAATGCCGTGCGCTCGGTTGACGGCAGTACCGCCAGCGCTTGCTGTAAATCATCCTGTGTCAGTTCGAGCGCTTTGGCGGAAGCCACGTTGAGCCGGTCGAAGCGGTTGGTGTACTCGATCAGTGCGGTATCCTTACGGATTTTAATATCCGCAAGAATTTTGGCTACCGTGGAATCGACCGCATCATCCTGTGCACCCTCAAAAGCCAGTAGCTTGTCGAGCTTGGAATCGAAATCGGGATCGGTTGAGTTGAATCGTTTTATTTGAATCATGACATCGTTGGAATGCGGGTAAGTGTGTGAGAATTTACTTTTCTATCGCTGCAGAAAAAGCATCCAGTATGGGCTGAATAGTCTCTCTTTTCAGTTTCAACGCCGCCTGGTTGATGATCAGCCGGGACGAAATCGGCATGATTTCTTCCACGGCTTTCAGGTTATTGGCCTTTAACGTGTTACCGCTCGACACCAGATCGACGATGGCATCGGCCAACCCCACCAGCGGCGCCAGCTCCATCGAGCCGTACAATTTGATCAGGTCGACGTGCACGCCTTTTGCGGCGAAGTGCTCCCGGGCGGTTTGCACATATTTGGTGGCGATGCGCAGCCGCGCGCCTTGCCGCACGGCAGAGTCATAATCGAAACCGTCAGGCACCGCGACCATCATGCGGCAGCGCGCGATATTCAAGTCCAGCGGTTGATACAAACCGGCGCCACCGTGTTCCAGCAACACATCCTTCCCGGCGATGCCGAGATCGGCGGCGCCGTATTGCACGTAAGTCGGTACATCCGATGCGCGCACGATCACCAAACGGACATTGGTGCGGTTGGTCGACAGAATCAATTTGCGCGATGTTTCCGGATCATCCAGCGCTTCGATGCCGGCAGCTTTGAGCAGCGGCGCCGTATCTTCAAAAATTCGCCCTTTTGACAGGGCGATGGTAATAGCAGTCATAAATGGGAAAATTATCCGAGATTAGCGGCGGCAAAATCCCAATGGATCAATTTGTCCAGAATGGTGTTGACGTAATCGGCACGGCGGTTTTGGTAATCCAGATAGTAGGCGTGCTCCCATACATCGATAGTCAATAGCGGGCGGACATTTTTTGTCAGCGGTGTTTCGGCGTTGCCGGTTTTAACCACGGAGATTTTGCCGTTGTCCAGCACCAGCCACGCCCAGCCGCTGCCGAATTGCGTCAATGCCGCTTGGGCGAATTCCTTTTTGCACGCATCCAGACTGCCGAACGCCGATTCGATCTTTTGCTTGAGTACTGCTGGTGGTTCGCCGCCGCCGTTGGGTTTCAGGCTATGCCAGTAGAACATGTGGTTCCACACTTGCGCGGCGTTATTGAAAATCGCCGCTTTGTCCGCTTGCCCGGCGGTTGCTTTGATGATCTGCTCCAGCGATTGCCCTGCCAAAGGATTGTTCGCCAACAGATTGTTCAAGTTATCGACGTAGGTTTTGTGGTGCTTGCCGTAATGAAAACTCAATGTATTGGCGGTAATTACCGGCTCCAGTGCATTGTTGGCGTAGGGCAGGGGCGCCAGAACGTATTGCGAACCCGCTTGCGCGGCTTGGGAAAAATTATCGACATTGACAGTAGACATCGTGGCCTCCTTAGTGAGTTTATTGTAGTAATTTTTGAACAGTTCAAACATGCGAACCCCCGTTATTGGGTATTGCTCGTTTCCGTGGTGAATGTGATTTTATTGTAACCTGCCAGACGCGCGGCTTCCATCACGGTAATCACGGACTGGTGCGTGGCTTTGGCATCGGCATTGATAATGATGAACGGATCTTCATGGCCTTTGGCCGCTGTCAGCAAGGCATCGCGCAGACTTTCGATACTGCCCGATTTGACCGGCGCCAGATTGATGGTATATTCGCCCAGCGCGCTGACGGTGATATCGATGCTGTTTGGCTTTTCAACGTTTTTATCGACTTTTTCCGCATTGGTTTCCGGCAAACTGATTTCAAGTTCGGCGAATTTCGAATACGTCGTGGTCACCACCAGAAAAATCAGGATGACCAACAGCACATCAATCATCGGGATCAGATTGATTTCCGGTTCGTTACTCTGTTTTCCGCGTTGAAAATTCATTCAAATACCGGTTATATCAATGTCAATGAATATTGAGTTGGTAAACGCACATCAGTGAAAAGCGTGCTGTTAAAGCAGGCGAGTATAATACCAGTAGCCCATCGATTGCAGCGATCGAAATACATAACACGATTATTGCGCAGGCTTATAAAATAGCCAGCCGTGTTTCAGGGTGTGATAGTACAACATTATGAGTGGATATTTATCGTTAATTTTTTACCAGTTACCGTGAAATGATTAAACCATTGGTGAGTATTGTGATGGGAAGTACCAGCGATTGGGATGTGATGCAGCATGCAGTTGCTGTCCTGGATGAGTTTCATATCGCGCATGAAGCCAAAGTAGTTTCGGCGCACCGCACGCCGGATTTGATGTTTCAATTCGCCGAGGAAGCCAAGGCGCGCGGTATTAAATGCATCATCGCCGGTGCTGGCGGCGCGGCGCATCTGCCCGGCATGATCGCGGCGAAAACCACGCTGCCGGTGCTCGGTGTTCCGGTCAATTCCAAGCATTTGCAAGGATTGGATTCGTTGTTGTCGATTGTACAAATGCCGAAAGGCATTCCGGTCGCCACATTTGCCATCGGCCAGGCCGGAGCGGCGAATGCCGGGCTGTTTGCGGTGGCGCTATTGGCAGTGAATAACAGTGAATTGAGTGCACAGTTGGACGAATACCGGCGCAAACAAACCGAGTCGGTTCTCAGCGCCGAGTTGCCGCAATAATGCCGGTGATGCCTGGGGCCATGCTCGGTGTGCTCGGCGGCGGGCAGCTCGGGCGCATGTTCGTGCAAGCCGCGCAACAAATGGGTTACCAAGTCACGGTACTGGATCCCGATAGCGGCAGTCCAGCCGGGCGCATCGCCGATGCGTTTATCTGCGCGAATTATGACGATCCGGTCGCGCTGCAGAAACTGGGCGAGCAGTGCGCCGCCGTCACCACCGAATTCGAGAATATTCCCGCGAATTCGCTACGAAAGCTGGCCAAATCGTGTGTTGTCAGTCCGGATGCATACAGTGTTTCGGTCGCGCAAAACAGGATTGCAGAAAAACAATTTCTGGGTATCAATGGTTTTGCCGTTGCACCGTTTGCGGTCATCCAGCAGCCGGATGATTTTGCCGATCAGGATGCCGCGGATTTTCTGCCTGGCATTCTGAAAGTCAGCCAATTCGGTTACGACGGCAAAGGTCAGGTCAAGGTTACCACCGCGGCAGAATTTCCGGCGGCCTACGAGCAATTGAACCATGCTGTGTGCGTGCTGGAAAAATTCATGCCGCTGAAAAGCGAAATCTCGGTGGTGGTCGCGCGCGGTAGCGATGGGAAAACAGCGATGTTTCCAGTGTCCGAGAATCAGCATGTCAACGGCATTCTCGATATCAGCATCGTGCCCGCCCGGATTTCTCCGCTGCTGGCCGAAAAGGCGCAAGCTCTCGCGGGTCAGGTTGCGAAGCAGCTCAATTATCAAGGCGTGTTGTGCGTCGAGTTTTTCGTGCTGCACGACGACGAGCTGGTGATCAACGAAATCGCGCCGCGTCCGCACAACAGCGGGCATTATTCGATCGATGCCTGTGTCACGTCGCAATTCGAGCAACAAGTGCGCACGCTGTGCGGCCTGCCACTCGGTGCCGCCACGCAGCTCAGCCCCGCCGTGATGGTCAACCTGCTCGGTGACGTGTG is part of the Gammaproteobacteria bacterium genome and encodes:
- a CDS encoding methyltransferase domain-containing protein; the encoded protein is MKNKFDSLELGQFIPLHYHHNMLNDPFRMKGFKEAIDLVVKPGAKVLELGGGTGVQSFFAAQKAQKVYCVERNPELVNAARNLLAKNINGDKVEVIQADAMHYLPPEPVDVVICEMLHTGLLREKQMPVIDSFKKRYLEKFGGPLPVFVPEGSIQAIQPIEQNFNFENFHAPTILFQDPYFIQERSKSLGDPEVFQLLSYEEPFSQICACDGEILITENGQLNALRLITKNILAINMQTYSTIDWHTQYIIFPLAEPIKVSKGDQVAINFSYPGGAPLNALPDSLQVRLMSKHTPMLEFALEALNQSAEFPATAAENTAVL
- the flhD gene encoding flagellar transcriptional regulator FlhD, translating into METNQLLDEIRDINLSYLLLAKQMLRDDRVSAMYRLGINQDIADILDRLSSAQLIKMAASNMLLCRFRFDDRLIADMLSSDNRDQSVTKSHAAILMAGKSAEAIA
- the flhC gene encoding flagellar transcriptional regulator FlhC, translating into MRNRSLITEAKQIHLATELIELGARLQVLEMNTNLSRERLVKLYKEIRGVSPPKGMLPYSEDWFMSWQPNMHSSLFINIYNYVTANTGIDGIDALIKSYRLYIEHIQVSQQEKVLSLTRAWTLVRFVDSGVLCIAPCVNCRGKFVVHSLEIHSNHVCGLCNIPSRAGKTKKAALANFH
- a CDS encoding pyridoxal phosphate-dependent aminotransferase, coding for MELSSRVQTIKPSPTLAVTARAAKLKAEGKDIIGLGAGEPDFDTPQHIKDAAIAAINKGLTKYTAVGGTPGLKNAIVAKFKRENNFDFDAKQILVSCGGKQSFFNLALAVINPGDEVIIPAPYWVSYPDIVLIAEGKPVFIDTGIEQNFKISAQQLEAAITPKTKMFVINSPSNPSGAVYTVDELKALGAVLRKHPHILIATDDMYEHILLSGQKFNNIVNACPELFPQTIVLNGVSKAYSMTGWRIGYCGGPARIITAMENIQSQSTSNPSSISQAAAETALNGDQSCMNPMIAAFKERNIFVTEQLNQINGVRCLSSEGAFYAFADARQSIRDLHKSSLLSTPTDIAFSEYLLEKAGVAVVPGSAFGCEGYMRLSFATSMDNLKQALSRIKNLLK
- the uvrB gene encoding excinuclease ABC subunit UvrB; its protein translation is MIVTFPNSPYKLQQAFEPAGDQPVAIEQLVEGISDGLAFQTLLGVTGSGKTYTIANMIARLGRPAIVIAPNKTLAAQLYAEMREFFPENAIEYFVSYYDYYQPEAYVPARDLFIEKDSSINEHIEQMRLSATKSLLERDDAIIVATVSCIYGIGDPVDYHGMILHLRNGEKMSQRDVIKRLTEMQYERNELEFKRGVFRVRGDVVDVFPAENSEAALRISLFDDEVDSLSLFDPLTGHMLQKLSRFTVYPSSHYVTPRSTTLRAMETIKTELRERLEYFYQENRLVEAQRLEQRTRFDLEMLNELGFCKGIENYSRHLSGKKPGEPPPTLLDYLPNNALMIIDESHVTVPQIGGMYKGDRSRKENLVNYGFRLPSALDNRPLRFEEFEKRMPQTIFVSATPADYEKQHSGQVVEQVVRPTGLVDPIIEVRPVTTQVDDLMSEVTLRTAKHERVLVTTLTKRMAEDLTDYFSDHQIKVRYLHSDIDTVERVEIIRDLRLGQFDVLVGINLLREGLDIPEVSLVAILDADKEGFLRSERSLIQTIGRAARHINGTAILYADNITRSMRVAIDETNRRREKQLQHNLRNHITPRSVHKRIKDLIDGVYNHESAQQNLKAAQVQARYDAMNEAQLAKEIQRVEKKMLNAAKNLEFEQAAQYRDELKGLKNKLLIGFTDVA
- a CDS encoding RNA methyltransferase; translation: MPIITSRDHPLIKQLIKLEGSAQYRKKTGLTLLDGIHLIQIYCSVLGAPENLIVSQAYIDDAENEHFLTILFGHVPPTLTIVSNALFHAISPVKTPSGILALITQPGLKKDVSNGKETFSVLLEAIQDPGNLGSILRSAAAASVKDVYLSKQCADAWSPKTLRAAMGAHFFLRIHEDSDLQKIAQQFSGTIIATSIQATRNLFEISLVGPTAFVFGNEGAGLSKEMIQASNENIVIPMPGKTESLNAAAAAAICFFEKVRQERAFAASINIGTK
- the hisD gene encoding histidinol dehydrogenase, which gives rise to MQIKRFNSTDPDFDSKLDKLLAFEGAQDDAVDSTVAKILADIKIRKDTALIEYTNRFDRLNVASAKALELTQDDLQQALAVLPSTERTALQQAAGRVRSYHEKQPLSSWQYTDADDTLLGQKITPLDRVGLYVPGGKASYPSSVLMNAIPAKVAGVKELIMVVPTPDGERNDMVLAAAAISKVDRVFTIGGAQAVGALAYGTETVPPVDKIVGPGNAYVAAAKRRVFGVVGIDMVAGPSEILVICDGKTDPDWIAMDLFSQAEHDELAQSILLSPDTQFLDRVHSSINRLVEKMPRQNVIRASLENRGALIQVRNLDEACEIANRIAPEHLELSVEHAESWLDKIRHAGAIFMGRNACEALGDYCAGPNHVLPTSRTARFSSPLGVYDFQKRSSLIQVSQQGAAKLGEIASILAYGEGLQAHALSAEYRYKNR
- a CDS encoding ATP phosphoribosyltransferase; translated protein: MTAITIALSKGRIFEDTAPLLKAAGIEALDDPETSRKLILSTNRTNVRLVIVRASDVPTYVQYGAADLGIAGKDVLLEHGGAGLYQPLDLNIARCRMMVAVPDGFDYDSAVRQGARLRIATKYVQTAREHFAAKGVHVDLIKLYGSMELAPLVGLADAIVDLVSSGNTLKANNLKAVEEIMPISSRLIINQAALKLKRETIQPILDAFSAAIEK
- a CDS encoding superoxide dismutase is translated as MSTVNVDNFSQAAQAGSQYVLAPLPYANNALEPVITANTLSFHYGKHHKTYVDNLNNLLANNPLAGQSLEQIIKATAGQADKAAIFNNAAQVWNHMFYWHSLKPNGGGEPPAVLKQKIESAFGSLDACKKEFAQAALTQFGSGWAWLVLDNGKISVVKTGNAETPLTKNVRPLLTIDVWEHAYYLDYQNRRADYVNTILDKLIHWDFAAANLG